GACGGTTCTTTTCGACACGGTAGGGCAGCCCCTGGCGCTTTTCCCTTTACCTTTTTCGTCTGAGCACGCCTTTTCCTCTCGCAAGCCCGTGCACTTGGCGCATTGCGCTTTAGGTGTTCTCTTCATGACGACGTTGCCTCCTTCTTCTCCTTCGCTTCTTAGCGCTAGGGGTATATTCGACTCTAGGGCACCTCGCCAGACGCGTATCCCTGATGTCAGCGGCGGAAACGTAAGTCCGGCGTTCGTGTCCGAGATTTACGCGACAGAGTGGCACTCTTCCGTTTCGGATCTATTTATCCAAATCAAGTCGCACGCGCAACTGTTTGACGTATTCCAGCCCATCCGGCTTGAACGGTTCAGGCACCCAGGGCATCTCTCTTAACGTTCGCAACATAGCGGGCAACTGATCAAAGGGGATGGTCATGAAATGGTGGCCTTGTGGGAAGAGTTTCCTTCGCCTCATACCGAATCCAAAACCGGTAGCGATAAAATTTATCTCCCCGGTGAGGTAAGGATAGGCAAAGAGCCATGAACAGCCTATGGCGGGTGAGTATCTACTTGACCACATCTTTCCCGTTTCATAACTCATAGCCCTGAGAAGGATCTCCATCTGATCGGTATTTGGGAGCAGAATAAGCACGTCTGGTTCGAAGGAGAGTTTGTCGAGCGGAGAAAATGATACATAATTAAGAACCCCTTTCGCTATCTTCGGGACATAGTGGTAAAGTCTGGCCGCAGCTCGTTCGTCTTTAAAAATGCCTAACCCTGCTCCGAATTGTCCGCTTATGAACTGGTCCTCAATCTCCCTCTGGCCCAATATATATTGCCCTGCCTCGCAGGTATGGTCTTTGACCTGGGCGTAGAACACTTCGCCTCCCTGTGCCCTTTTCAACATCTCACAGAGGGCCATCCGCTCGCTAAGCGGACTCATTGTTTGAGGGGCCGTCACCAGATACTTGACGGCAACTGGTTGTATGTCGAAATGAAAGTCGTTCAGTATCTCAAAATCTTGTTTGATGAGCGTCAATTCAACCTCCTTGCGTTTATCGGTGCAAAAGTTAAAGACTCGATCTTCAGCTCAGCTTCCGTGGGCTTTGTTCATTGGCCCACAGAAGCATAAGGGTGACCACTAATAGATGTGATGTACTGGGTAGACACCCTGCTTTACTAATCTCTCCCCTGCGGAAGTCAAAACCAGCTTCTTTTTCCCTATTCGCTCAAAGAGCAGGCATCCAAATTCTTTTTCGAGGGCACTGATTTGCTGGCTCAATACGCACCGGGTTCTGAATGTCGCGTCTGCCGCTCCTGTAAGGCTGCCAAGGGTTAGCCACTTGATGAAAGCCGACGATTTGTTGCCACTCCATGGAGACCTTCGGAGCACGGACAATTACATTAGCCCAAAGTATATTGAGACTGTCGAATGATGTCAATTAAATCTGCTGACACCGTAAAACGGGAACCCGGAAGACACCGGAAATCGGTTGAAATGGGGACGGCGTCTCAGATCCTTTGCCATCTCTCTGCTGAGCTGACCCAAGCGGCCATGGTGTCAGTCCAAACAATTTGTGCTTATGAACCACAAAGTATCTCTGCCAACGCCTGGCATTGCTTAAAAATCGGAGAAGCGAAGATTTTTTCCTTGACATGGGTTGTACAAAAGTTATTAATATAATATATTTAAATATTATGATATATAGAATTGAGATTCCGCGACAGTTTGACTAGGAGGTAATCAATGCAGAAACGGTCGAAAGATACGGTAGTGAGTCTCGAAGATTTTTTAGTCAGCAAGTCGAGAATGTCGGATCAGGTCAAGGAGTTGCTCAAAGAGTTGGTGCTGACGAGGAATGTGGGAGACAGAATCCCGGCCGAGAATGAAATCGCCCGCCAACTAGGCGTATCTAAAGTGACTGTCCGACAGGCCTTAGGTAACCTTGAAGCTCAGGGCCTCATCGAAAGGCGACGAGGCATAAATGGTGGAAACTTTGTAGCGAAACCGACTTCCAGCAACATGACCGAGCTGGTTGGGAATTACTTTCGTATGGGAGATGTAACGGCGCAAAACCTCATGGAGTTCCGCTGCGCTCTCGAACCGGCCATTGCCAAGCTTGCCGCACTGAGGGTCACGAATGCCGAGTTACAAAAAGTGAAGAACGTCATTGACGATCTTGAAAACAACCTGAATCGCGCAACCACCCTAAAAGAACTTCAACTTGGGAGGTCCAAGGTCACCGAATTTCACGTTTTGGTCGGGGAAGCTAGCCACAATCCTTTTGTCAGCCACGTGATGATCGGCATGGCAACTGTTCTTCAAACAGTTCTAGATCAGCTCCCGCCGACCGACTTCGAAACAGCCGGGCGCTTCGTGGATCACGCAAAACGGCTTTATAACGCGTTAAAACAACGCAACGACTCAGGCGCATACGAGGCGATGCTCAAGCTCTGCGAAATGTATGCGACGCGCGCATCGAGAAATAAGAGCTCTCGACCGTTGCGCAAAAAAGGTTCAACGAACGAAGCAACTCACCAAAATAGCTCAACTGACGGAGGCCGGCAATGAAGACGGAAACAGCCAGTGTTGCTCAAGTCGGTCAAAATGCTATCCAGCGTGCGACCCACTATCGATGGGTCATCCTCGTTCTCATGTTTCTCTTCTTTTTGATTAACCAAGCCGACAGGGCGAACATCGGGGTTGTCTTGCCTTTTGTTCGAAAGGAATTTGCTCTCACAAATCTTCAGGCAGGAGCTCTGGCTAGCATGTTTTTTTTGGGGTACGCAGTAACCCAGATACCGGCAGGGCTTTTCATGGGTAGAATTGGCGCCCGTCTAATGACATCGCTCTCAGTTTTTGTCTTTTCTGTTTTTACTTTTCTCATTGGCGTTTCTCCCGGTGCAACCGCTATGAAATGGTTTCGATTCGGTCTTGGCGTCGGTGAAGGCCCAGCAGGCATAGGGGCGGGCACGCTCATCAAGGCATGGTTTCCGCATAAGGAGCAGGCGACAGCGACTGCACTCTACATGAATGCGGCGCCAATAGCGTTCATTCTCGCGCCTCCTACGTGCATCGCGATCATGATGCAGTGGGGCTGGCGGGGCGTTTTCTATTGCTTTGCCATTCCCGGCATCATAGTTGCGGCTATCTGGTATATTCTGGTGCGTAACAGACCAGAGGAGAGCAGGTTTTGCAGCCAGGGGGAACGGGATTATATCGTTCAGTCGGCCGGTGGAATGCGCTCGAAGATTGGCCCCCAGATCACATCTATGGGCTGGCTGGACAAGTGCATTCGTGTGAGACGGGGGATGACAGCGTTGGATACCCCGGGTCAGGTTTTTCAATCATGGAACGTTTGGGCGGATTGTTTCATTTTCTTCTTCGCTGCCATGTGTCAATGGGGTATGCTCATCTGGATTCCATCGTATCTCGTGAATGAAAGGCACCTATCTATGGTACGGATGGGGCTGCTTGCGGCAGTGCCAAACATTGGTTCCTTTCTCGGCGCCTTTTTTGGCGGTTGGACTTCCGACAAGCTTTTAGGTGGCCGCCGGAAGCCTATGATCTTCCTCACGGCAATCGGGACGATCGTCATGATGTATCTGCTTGCACACGCTCCTGCCAGCCAGGGAATACTCGCTTTTCTCCTGTTCTTTAACGGGTTCGCCACAGGGAGTAGTATGTCTATCTACATCTCTTATCCCATGGGGCTCACCACTCGCCGGACTTTCCCGACTGCTCTGGGCTTAGTCTCCACTGCGGGCTCCATAGGAGGCTTTCTCTCGCCGATGGTCGCCGGATATCTTTTGGATACCTTTAAGACTTTTAACGTGGTCTTCTACTTCTTTGCGTTGGCGTTAGGCATGACGTTCCTGTTTGCTCTGACAATGGTGGAGCCATTAGAGACGCTGAGTGCGGAGAAGGACTGATGTTAGGCTGTTAGAGAAGGTGATGGGCAAGAGAGCGTTAGGTTCGCCATCTCGTTGAATCGTATTGCGTCTCAAACAGGTAGTGTGGCAATGAAGAGAACGACGTTTTTTTCTGATAATATGCGGCCATTGGCTTCCGCGATAAGCCATGATGGAAGACGGCCTCCCATGGATTGGACGTCTGCCACCGTGGGGAAATCAATTCCAGAGGCACAAAACCTGCTCACCATACGATGGTGGGGTACCGCCAATTTCGAACTAACCTACGGGAACCAGGTAATTCTTCTGGGCGCGTACTTCGATCGAGGACCCAGGAATCGTCCCACTGGTATCAAGGTTGATCAGATAAGCAAGGTAGATGCAGTGTTTCTCGGACATGCTCACTTTGACCACATGTCCGATGCAACCCAGGTCGCCCGTCAAACTGGGGCTAGCGTATACGGCCATCGTATAGTGGTCGATACGTTACTTACACAGGGGCTACCATCTAGCCAGACGAAGCTTGTAAACAATGGCGACATTTTTCAATTTGATGATTTTGTCGTAGAGGCGTTTCATGTTCTTCACAGCAATACGCCTGGAACTCCGCCCGAGCTCCCCGAGGACGCACAGGCAGCTTTCAAAAATCTCGTCTCTGTAGCACATGGGACGCCGACAATCGAAGAAGAGGCCGCTGAAGCAGCCATCTTATCAAGAGGCTCTTGGGATCCCGACATTCTGTCAAATGGGGTTTTTGCCTATCTTTTCACGTTCGGTGATGATTTTCGATTTATCTATCATGACAGCGCATGCTGCGTCGTCACGGAGGAGGCGAAGGCGATTATGGAGAGAATCGGGGGCAAGGCCGACATAGCGACCATAGCCTATCAGGGAGGTCCCCAGCAATTCGCTGTCCCATATGGAATGCCCGAACTTAGGCTTTTCCACCCTTCGTTCTTCATTCCAAATCATCATGATGAGATAAAGGGAGCCTACTTTGACATGGCTACGGAGCCGCTCTTTGAAGCAATTCGTCATGAATGGAACCACATAGCTCCGATTTCTCTTCTATATGGAGAACCCGTTTATTTTGATGTTCATTCCCATGCTATGGTGGCAAAAGGCAGCTATTCATTGAAAAAACAAAGAAAGAAACACGAAAATAGGAAGACCCACTAATGGTCTTAAAGAAAACGTTTTAAAGGCAACAAATATGCGTTCAGACCTCCAGAGAAAAATGAGAGCGTACTTCCACACGTTGCGCGGAGGATTCCCATTGAAAACGGTGTCTTCCGGGCATTTCTGTACGCTGGTAAAAGCCTTTGGATGAGCGAATATATCGTGAAAAATTAAAACAAAATATCGTAACCTGGAGTCGGTAATGAAAAAACAATGGTCCGGTGCCGAGAGGCATTAGAAAAGTTGACCCGTCGGAAATGGAAGCCAACCCCCCGATAACCTAGAAGGATTTAACGAATAAAAAAAATCAAAAGATTTTTCTTGACAACACTGAAAGCAACAGTATAAAGTTCGTATACGATCTTTCGTATACGATATTTCTGATAATAAGTTGTATGATGACGAGTTTCAAAACTGTCCAAAAAGCTTGTTGCACGTTTCCGAACGGGAAGGAGAATATCAATG
The nucleotide sequence above comes from Syntrophorhabdaceae bacterium. Encoded proteins:
- a CDS encoding FCD domain-containing protein encodes the protein MQKRSKDTVVSLEDFLVSKSRMSDQVKELLKELVLTRNVGDRIPAENEIARQLGVSKVTVRQALGNLEAQGLIERRRGINGGNFVAKPTSSNMTELVGNYFRMGDVTAQNLMEFRCALEPAIAKLAALRVTNAELQKVKNVIDDLENNLNRATTLKELQLGRSKVTEFHVLVGEASHNPFVSHVMIGMATVLQTVLDQLPPTDFETAGRFVDHAKRLYNALKQRNDSGAYEAMLKLCEMYATRASRNKSSRPLRKKGSTNEATHQNSSTDGGRQ
- a CDS encoding MFS transporter, encoding MKTETASVAQVGQNAIQRATHYRWVILVLMFLFFLINQADRANIGVVLPFVRKEFALTNLQAGALASMFFLGYAVTQIPAGLFMGRIGARLMTSLSVFVFSVFTFLIGVSPGATAMKWFRFGLGVGEGPAGIGAGTLIKAWFPHKEQATATALYMNAAPIAFILAPPTCIAIMMQWGWRGVFYCFAIPGIIVAAIWYILVRNRPEESRFCSQGERDYIVQSAGGMRSKIGPQITSMGWLDKCIRVRRGMTALDTPGQVFQSWNVWADCFIFFFAAMCQWGMLIWIPSYLVNERHLSMVRMGLLAAVPNIGSFLGAFFGGWTSDKLLGGRRKPMIFLTAIGTIVMMYLLAHAPASQGILAFLLFFNGFATGSSMSIYISYPMGLTTRRTFPTALGLVSTAGSIGGFLSPMVAGYLLDTFKTFNVVFYFFALALGMTFLFALTMVEPLETLSAEKD
- a CDS encoding MBL fold metallo-hydrolase encodes the protein MDWTSATVGKSIPEAQNLLTIRWWGTANFELTYGNQVILLGAYFDRGPRNRPTGIKVDQISKVDAVFLGHAHFDHMSDATQVARQTGASVYGHRIVVDTLLTQGLPSSQTKLVNNGDIFQFDDFVVEAFHVLHSNTPGTPPELPEDAQAAFKNLVSVAHGTPTIEEEAAEAAILSRGSWDPDILSNGVFAYLFTFGDDFRFIYHDSACCVVTEEAKAIMERIGGKADIATIAYQGGPQQFAVPYGMPELRLFHPSFFIPNHHDEIKGAYFDMATEPLFEAIRHEWNHIAPISLLYGEPVYFDVHSHAMVAKGSYSLKKQRKKHENRKTH
- a CDS encoding DUF169 domain-containing protein, which produces MTLIKQDFEILNDFHFDIQPVAVKYLVTAPQTMSPLSERMALCEMLKRAQGGEVFYAQVKDHTCEAGQYILGQREIEDQFISGQFGAGLGIFKDERAAARLYHYVPKIAKGVLNYVSFSPLDKLSFEPDVLILLPNTDQMEILLRAMSYETGKMWSSRYSPAIGCSWLFAYPYLTGEINFIATGFGFGMRRRKLFPQGHHFMTIPFDQLPAMLRTLREMPWVPEPFKPDGLEYVKQLRVRLDLDK